A window of the Drosophila simulans strain w501 chromosome 2L, Prin_Dsim_3.1, whole genome shotgun sequence genome harbors these coding sequences:
- the LOC6730859 gene encoding uncharacterized protein LOC6730859 produces the protein MVCRFNPFYIGPAPPSCCTDLKSDCDCPPCSPDTGYQEPRPVHEECNPGVSKKETKESKCNPPCKEAPKKEKKEKKSENKDAKKTK, from the coding sequence ATGGTGTGCCGCTTCAATCCCTTTTACATTGGACCAGCTCCACCCAGCTGCTGCACGGACTTGAAGTCCGATTGCGATTGCCCACCGTGCTCACCGGATACAGGGTATCAGGAGCCTCGACCCGTTCACGAGGAGTGCAACCCGGGTGTGTCGAAAAAGGAGACCAAGGAGAGCAAGTGCAATCCTCCTTGCAAAGAAGcccccaaaaaggaaaagaaggagaagaagtcCGAGAATAAAGATGCcaagaaaactaaataa